One window from the genome of Solea solea chromosome 2, fSolSol10.1, whole genome shotgun sequence encodes:
- the fev gene encoding protein FEV isoform X1, with translation MRQDCGGNLMFSMYLSDPTENLLKESKGTSWGPINTGVQKGSGQIQLWQFLLELLSDSSNMSCIAWEGTNGEFKLIDPDEVARRWGERKSKPNMNYDKLSRALRYYYDKNIMTKVHGKRYAYKFDFHGLAQVCQPSTTEQAIYKFQGNFSPIPFPGISKLNLMAPGVGPSGFSYWPGSPTTALYHSHNLQPPGAFGTVSPSHISCVNNINSLSNVSSHYN, from the exons ATGAGGCAGGACTGCGGAGGAAACCTCATGTTCAGCATGTATCTCTCAG ATCCAACAGAAAATCTGTTGAAAGAAAGCAAAGGGACATCATGGGGCCCTATAAATACAGGAGTACAAAAAG GCAGCGGACAGATCCAGCTGTGGCAGTTCCTGCTCGAGCTGCTCTCTGACAGCTCCAACATGTCGTGCATCGCCTGGGAAGGAACCAACGGTGAGTTCAAGCTCATCGACCCGGACGAGGTGGCCCGGCGCTGGGGGGAACGCAAGAGTAAACCCAACATGAACTACGACAAGCTGAGCCGGGCGCTGCGCTACTACTACGACAAGAACATCATGACCAAAGTCCACGGCAAGAGATACGCGTATAAATTCGATTTCCACGGCTTGGCGCAGGTGTGCCAGCCGTCCACGACGGAACAGGCCATCTATAAGTTTCAGGGTAACTTCTCCCCGATTCCGTTCCCCGGGATTTCAAAACTGAACCTCATGGCTCCCGGCGTGGGGCCGTCGGGTTTCTCCTACTGGCCCGGATCCCCAACCACGGCTCTGTACCACAGCCACAACCTGCAGCCTCCGGGGGCCTTCGGCACCGTGTCCCCGTCCCACATCAGCTGCGTCAACAACATCAACAGCCTGAGCAACGTCAGCAGCCACTACAACTGA
- the fev gene encoding protein FEV isoform X2: MSCIAWEGTNGEFKLIDPDEVARRWGERKSKPNMNYDKLSRALRYYYDKNIMTKVHGKRYAYKFDFHGLAQVCQPSTTEQAIYKFQGNFSPIPFPGISKLNLMAPGVGPSGFSYWPGSPTTALYHSHNLQPPGAFGTVSPSHISCVNNINSLSNVSSHYN, translated from the coding sequence ATGTCGTGCATCGCCTGGGAAGGAACCAACGGTGAGTTCAAGCTCATCGACCCGGACGAGGTGGCCCGGCGCTGGGGGGAACGCAAGAGTAAACCCAACATGAACTACGACAAGCTGAGCCGGGCGCTGCGCTACTACTACGACAAGAACATCATGACCAAAGTCCACGGCAAGAGATACGCGTATAAATTCGATTTCCACGGCTTGGCGCAGGTGTGCCAGCCGTCCACGACGGAACAGGCCATCTATAAGTTTCAGGGTAACTTCTCCCCGATTCCGTTCCCCGGGATTTCAAAACTGAACCTCATGGCTCCCGGCGTGGGGCCGTCGGGTTTCTCCTACTGGCCCGGATCCCCAACCACGGCTCTGTACCACAGCCACAACCTGCAGCCTCCGGGGGCCTTCGGCACCGTGTCCCCGTCCCACATCAGCTGCGTCAACAACATCAACAGCCTGAGCAACGTCAGCAGCCACTACAACTGA
- the cdk5r2b gene encoding cyclin-dependent kinase 5 activator 2b: protein MGTVLSISPATKKASIMDAEVARDGVKNDKSLKRHSMFVSLSWKKLVSNSAKKNAKKVTPNPPTIRELPSSQVAQLNSENIRKTHQNEEKKPKAPIPVPVPTVPTQRNEAVAQNGRLSSVQKQPSSLSLLSPRRIVIQASTGELLRCLGDFMCRRCYKLKELNCGEVILWFRNIDRTLLLQGWQDQGFITPANVVFVYLLCEDTIADSVDSPAELQGTFQTCLYLAYSYMGNEISYPLKPFMNESNKDVFWETSLRIINKMSAKMLQLNADPHFFTQVFQDLKNQRDTTETNLDR from the coding sequence aTGGGAACCGTACTCTCTATATCTCCTGCGACAAAGAAGGCGTCTATAATGGACGCCGAGGTCGCGAGGGATGGAGTCAAAAACGACAAGAGTCTCAAGCGGCACTCGATGTTCGTCTCGCTGTCCTGGAAGAAGCTGGTGTCCAATTCGGCCAAGAAGAATGCCAAGAAGGTGACGCCGAACCCGCCGACCATCCGTGAACTGCCGTCCAGCCAGGTGGCGCAGCTCAACAGCGAGAACATCAGGAAAACGCACCAAAACGAGGAGAAAAAACCCAAAGCGCCCATCCCAGTCCCGGTGCCCACGGTACCCACGCAAAGAAATGAGGCTGTCGCCCAAAACGGAAGGCTCTCTTCGGTGCAGAAGCAGCCGAGCAGCCTGTCTCTGCTGTCACCGCGGAGGATAGTCATCCAGGCTTCGACGGGAGAGCTGCTGCGCTGTCTGGGGGACTTCATGTGCCGCAGGTGTTACAAACTGAAAGAGTTAAACTGCGGGGAGGTGATCCTCTGGTTCCGGAACATAGACCGGACTCTTTTGCTGCAGGGCTGGCAGGACCAGGGTTTCATCACGCCGGCCAACGTGGTGTTCGTGTACCTGTTGTGCGAGGACACGATAGCGGACAGCGTGGACAGCCCGGCCGAGCTGCAGGGAACATTTCAGACTTGCCTCTACCTCGCCTACTCCTACATGGGCAACGAGATCTCCTACCCACTCAAGCCGTTCATGAACGAGTCGAACAAGGACGTTTTCTGGGAGACGTCGCTCCGGATCATCAACAAGATGAGTGCCAAAATGCTGCAGCTCAATGCGGACCCGCACTTTTTCACCCAGGTCTTCCAGGACCTTAAAAACCAACGAGACACCACCGAGACAAACCTGGATCGTTGA